In the genome of Egibacteraceae bacterium, one region contains:
- a CDS encoding diguanylate cyclase has product MRILVADDEPTARLLVQATVEQLGHSCVMAEDGEQAWRMIATSDVEVVVSDWLMPGLDGLELCRRIRAREGGTYTYLVLVTSRSAHDHIRAGMDAGADDYLTKPLDPFELETRLIAAERVTSLHAELQRSQNELNRLACTDPLTQLRNRLTLNDDLAALHAQSRRYERSYSLIIGDVDTFKGYNDTYGHQAGDEVLRAVAGALTGAVRAGDTVYRFGGEEFLIMLPEQRLSDAGGVAERLRAAVEDLRWT; this is encoded by the coding sequence GTGAGGATCCTCGTGGCCGACGACGAGCCCACCGCCCGCCTGCTGGTCCAGGCGACAGTGGAGCAGCTCGGGCACAGCTGCGTCATGGCCGAGGACGGCGAGCAGGCATGGCGGATGATCGCCACCTCGGACGTCGAGGTGGTCGTCAGCGACTGGCTCATGCCCGGCCTGGACGGGCTGGAGCTGTGCCGCCGGATCCGAGCCCGCGAAGGGGGGACCTACACCTACCTCGTCCTGGTCACCTCCAGGAGCGCTCACGACCACATCCGGGCGGGCATGGACGCAGGCGCTGACGACTACCTGACCAAGCCGCTGGACCCCTTCGAACTCGAGACGCGGCTCATCGCCGCCGAGCGGGTGACCTCGCTGCACGCCGAGCTCCAGCGCTCCCAGAACGAGCTGAACCGGCTGGCCTGCACCGACCCGCTCACCCAGCTGCGCAACCGCCTCACACTCAACGACGACCTCGCTGCCCTCCACGCGCAAAGCCGACGCTACGAGCGCAGCTACAGCCTGATCATCGGCGATGTCGACACATTCAAGGGGTACAACGACACCTACGGCCACCAGGCGGGAGACGAGGTCCTGCGCGCGGTGGCCGGCGCCTTGACCGGTGCGGTGCGGGCCGGCGACACCGTCTACCGGTTCGGCGGCGAGGAGTTCCTCATCATGCTGCCCGAACAACGACTATCCGACGCCGGCGGCGTCGCGGAACGTCTCCGTGCGGCCGTTGAGGACCTCCGGTGGACGTAA
- the ilvE gene encoding branched-chain-amino-acid transaminase produces MNRARSSSPPPPPARAFGSVLAQTMVSSRTRQGAYQPWEAHPVEPLALDPATHALHYGSACFEALKAHRGEDSVVRIFRLADHVARLRASAAALCLPVPPGDLVTAMVGATVEANLAEVPAAPGALYLRPTLLGVDASIGGAALPSAEALLFVLASPVGDYFAGGRTLTVSVETDVPRSTPQFGAVKAGANYAMALGVIQRARTEHGADQVLFAPGGDVQETGASNFVLFAEGRVVTKALDGSFLHGITRDSVLRIADHLGYAVEERDVHVDELRAWARSGEAALTGTAAVLAGVGTLVLHGERIVVGDGAVGPHTTRLRDGLLAIQRGRAPDRWGWCRRCPA; encoded by the coding sequence GTGAACCGGGCCAGATCGTCGAGTCCGCCACCGCCGCCGGCTCGGGCGTTCGGGAGCGTCCTGGCGCAGACGATGGTGTCGAGCCGCACCCGTCAGGGCGCCTACCAGCCGTGGGAGGCCCATCCCGTCGAACCACTCGCGCTCGACCCCGCCACGCACGCGCTGCACTACGGCAGCGCCTGCTTCGAGGCGCTGAAGGCCCACCGCGGGGAGGACAGCGTGGTCCGCATCTTCCGGCTCGCCGACCACGTCGCACGTCTGCGGGCGAGCGCGGCCGCGCTCTGCCTGCCGGTCCCCCCCGGCGACCTGGTCACGGCCATGGTCGGCGCAACGGTGGAGGCCAACCTCGCCGAGGTGCCGGCTGCGCCCGGCGCGCTGTACCTGCGGCCCACCCTGCTCGGCGTCGATGCGTCCATCGGCGGGGCGGCGCTGCCCTCCGCGGAGGCGCTGCTGTTCGTCCTGGCCAGCCCCGTCGGCGACTACTTCGCGGGGGGGCGCACCCTGACCGTGTCCGTCGAGACGGACGTGCCCCGTTCCACGCCCCAGTTCGGCGCGGTCAAGGCGGGTGCCAACTACGCCATGGCGCTGGGCGTGATCCAGCGGGCCCGCACGGAGCATGGGGCCGATCAGGTCCTGTTCGCCCCCGGCGGCGACGTCCAGGAGACCGGGGCTTCGAACTTCGTCCTGTTCGCCGAGGGCCGGGTGGTGACCAAGGCGCTCGACGGATCGTTCCTGCACGGCATCACGCGGGACTCGGTGCTGCGGATCGCCGACCACCTCGGGTACGCGGTCGAGGAGCGCGACGTGCACGTCGACGAGCTGCGCGCGTGGGCCCGGTCGGGGGAGGCTGCGCTCACCGGGACCGCTGCGGTCCTCGCCGGCGTGGGAACGCTGGTGTTGCACGGGGAGCGCATCGTGGTCGGCGACGGCGCGGTCGGACCCCACACGACCCGCCTGCGCGACGGCCTGCTGGCAATCCAGCGCGGGCGTGCCCCCGACCGGTGGGGATGGTGCCGGCGGTGCCCGGCGTGA